From Catenulispora sp. GP43, one genomic window encodes:
- a CDS encoding thiamine pyrophosphate-binding protein, translating into MPAQETVASEVGQTLREAGADVVFGVVGSGNFHVTNALVDAGARFVAARHEGGAATMADAYARASGGLGVLSVHQGPGLTNAMTGIAEAAKSRTPLVVLAAEATSRLSNFWVDQNALARAVGALPRRVNSARSARADTLTAVATAQSERRTVILNLPLDVQQQRVEGGNRFGLLSGGSTVHPREDDISALAALLEEAERPVFIAGRGARLADAGEAIAVLAERAGALLATSAAARGLFRGDPFDLDVSGGFATPLAAELIRAADLIVGWGCGLNMWTLRHGTLIAPDAKVAQVDTEQDALGRHRRVDLGVVGDAADTARQVADRIRTRHGYRSREIAGLVRTEGRWPQIPFADRSTADRIDPRTLSAELNTLLPAERTVAVDSGNFMGYPVMYLDVPDAEGLVFTQAYQSIGLGLATAIGAALARPDRLTVAALGDGGALMSVTELETAVRERLGLFIVVYNDAAYGAEVHHFGPHGDDLATVTFPDTDIAAIARGFGCEAATVRTPEDLKVVAPWLAGPRDRPLLLDAKVAADEASWWLEEAFRGH; encoded by the coding sequence ATGCCCGCACAAGAGACCGTCGCCTCCGAAGTCGGCCAGACCCTGCGCGAAGCCGGCGCCGACGTGGTCTTCGGCGTGGTCGGCAGCGGCAACTTCCACGTCACCAACGCCCTGGTCGACGCCGGGGCGCGGTTCGTCGCCGCGCGGCACGAGGGCGGCGCGGCCACCATGGCCGACGCCTACGCGCGGGCCAGCGGCGGGCTCGGGGTGCTGTCCGTGCACCAGGGCCCGGGCCTGACCAACGCCATGACCGGCATCGCCGAGGCCGCCAAGAGCCGCACGCCGCTGGTCGTCCTGGCCGCCGAGGCCACCTCCCGGCTGTCCAACTTCTGGGTGGACCAGAACGCCCTGGCCCGAGCCGTCGGCGCCCTGCCACGCCGGGTCAACAGCGCCAGGTCGGCGCGCGCCGACACGCTGACCGCCGTGGCCACCGCGCAGTCCGAGCGCCGGACCGTCATCCTCAACCTGCCGCTGGACGTGCAGCAGCAGCGGGTCGAGGGCGGGAACCGCTTCGGGCTGCTGTCCGGCGGCTCGACGGTGCACCCGCGCGAGGACGACATCTCCGCGCTGGCCGCGCTCCTGGAGGAGGCCGAGCGTCCGGTCTTCATCGCCGGGCGCGGCGCGCGGCTGGCCGACGCCGGCGAGGCGATCGCTGTGCTGGCCGAGCGGGCCGGCGCGCTGCTCGCCACGTCCGCCGCCGCGCGCGGGCTGTTCCGCGGCGATCCGTTCGACCTCGACGTCAGCGGCGGGTTCGCCACGCCGCTGGCCGCCGAGCTGATCCGGGCCGCGGACCTGATCGTCGGCTGGGGCTGCGGCCTGAACATGTGGACGCTGCGCCACGGCACGCTCATCGCGCCCGACGCGAAGGTGGCGCAGGTCGACACCGAGCAGGACGCGCTGGGCCGGCACCGGCGGGTGGACCTCGGGGTGGTCGGCGACGCCGCGGACACCGCGCGGCAGGTCGCCGACCGGATCCGCACCAGGCACGGCTACCGTTCCCGGGAGATCGCCGGCCTGGTCCGGACCGAGGGCCGCTGGCCGCAGATCCCCTTCGCCGACCGCTCCACCGCCGACCGCATCGACCCGCGCACCCTCTCGGCCGAACTCAACACCCTGCTTCCCGCCGAGCGCACCGTCGCCGTCGACTCCGGCAACTTCATGGGCTACCCGGTCATGTACCTGGACGTCCCCGACGCCGAGGGCCTGGTCTTCACCCAGGCCTACCAGTCCATCGGGCTGGGCCTGGCCACCGCGATCGGCGCCGCGCTGGCCCGTCCCGACCGGCTGACCGTCGCGGCCCTGGGCGACGGCGGCGCGCTGATGTCGGTCACGGAGTTGGAGACGGCGGTCCGGGAGCGGCTGGGCCTGTTCATCGTCGTGTACAACGACGCGGCGTACGGCGCGGAGGTGCACCACTTCGGGCCGCACGGCGACGACCTGGCGACGGTCACGTTCCCGGACACCGACATCGCCGCCATCGCGCGCGGCTTCGGCTGCGAGGCCGCCACCGTCCGCACGCCGGAGGACCTCAAGGTGGTCGCGCCGTGGCTGGCCGGGCCGCGGGACCGACCGCTGCTGCTGGACGCGAAAGTGGCTGCGGACGAGGCCTCCTGGTGGTTGGAGGAGGCTTTCCGCGGCCACTGA
- a CDS encoding cyclase family protein, with the protein MTLLAQLAEAVAAGTIEVVDLTAPLSHETPILHLPEPFTNTVEFSLREISHYDERGPAWYWNDIVTGEHVGTHFDAPVHWITGRDGEDVSQVAPRRLIGPAVVLDASDRAADDPDHLLQIEDVREWEAKHGPLPEGGWLLYRTGWDARAGDQAAFLNANETGPHSPGFSVECAKWLAQETALRGIGVETVGTDAGAAHGFDPPFPCHSFMLGAGKYGLTQLRNLDLLPARGAVLIAAPLPIVRGSGSPARVLALVEREG; encoded by the coding sequence ATGACGCTGCTGGCCCAGCTGGCCGAGGCGGTCGCCGCCGGGACGATCGAGGTGGTCGACCTCACCGCGCCGCTGTCGCACGAGACGCCGATCCTGCACCTGCCCGAGCCCTTCACCAACACGGTCGAGTTCTCGCTCCGCGAGATCAGCCACTACGACGAGCGCGGCCCCGCCTGGTACTGGAACGACATCGTCACCGGCGAACACGTCGGCACCCACTTCGACGCCCCGGTGCACTGGATCACCGGCCGCGACGGCGAGGACGTCTCGCAGGTCGCGCCGCGCCGGCTGATCGGCCCCGCGGTGGTCCTGGACGCCTCCGACCGCGCCGCGGACGACCCCGACCACCTGCTGCAGATCGAGGACGTCCGCGAGTGGGAGGCCAAGCACGGCCCGCTGCCGGAAGGCGGCTGGCTGCTGTACCGCACCGGCTGGGACGCCCGCGCCGGCGACCAGGCCGCGTTCCTGAACGCGAACGAGACCGGGCCGCACAGCCCCGGCTTCTCCGTCGAATGCGCGAAATGGCTCGCGCAGGAGACAGCGCTGCGCGGCATCGGGGTGGAGACGGTCGGCACCGACGCCGGCGCCGCCCACGGCTTCGACCCGCCCTTCCCCTGCCACTCCTTCATGCTCGGCGCCGGCAAGTACGGACTGACGCAGCTGCGCAACCTGGACCTGCTGCCGGCGCGCGGCGCGGTGCTGATCGCCGCGCCGCTGCCGATCGTGCGCGGATCGGGGAGTCCGGCGCGGGTGCTGGCGCTGGTCGAGCGGGAGGGATGA
- a CDS encoding CHAD domain-containing protein, which yields MSLLKSLRAQSAKLADLAPDVREDKHDAVHQMRVAARTLRANLRTFKDVLPGDEKRVALVEELGWLGDALGPAREAEVLAGQVLDLLERTPPEYVLGPVRERVERVFALERESALGRVTDALDSPRYRRLLKNLDTYFASAKPGKDADLSRLHRRVRKRMRAALPMEHGAERDVAMHDARKAARRARYAADALGLPDAKPIKALQDVLGEEHDRVVAASALVDLAAGAHQAGEDSFTYGVLLGLVRCDSRDFDKRVRKAWKAAKPSLK from the coding sequence ATGAGCCTCCTGAAATCGCTGCGGGCCCAGTCCGCCAAGCTGGCCGACCTGGCACCGGACGTCCGCGAGGACAAGCACGACGCCGTTCACCAGATGCGGGTCGCGGCCCGGACGCTGCGCGCGAACCTGCGGACTTTCAAAGACGTGCTGCCCGGTGACGAGAAACGCGTGGCGCTGGTCGAGGAGCTGGGCTGGCTCGGCGACGCGCTCGGGCCCGCGCGCGAGGCCGAGGTGCTGGCCGGGCAGGTGCTGGACCTGCTGGAACGGACGCCGCCGGAGTACGTCCTGGGCCCGGTGCGCGAGCGGGTCGAGCGGGTCTTCGCGCTGGAGCGGGAATCAGCACTCGGACGCGTCACCGACGCCCTGGACTCGCCGCGCTATCGCAGACTTCTGAAGAACCTCGACACGTATTTCGCGTCGGCGAAGCCCGGCAAGGACGCCGACCTGTCGCGCCTGCACCGGCGCGTCCGCAAGCGGATGCGCGCGGCGCTGCCGATGGAACACGGCGCCGAACGGGACGTCGCGATGCACGACGCGCGCAAGGCCGCGCGCCGGGCCCGCTACGCCGCCGACGCGCTGGGGCTGCCGGACGCCAAGCCCATCAAGGCGCTGCAGGACGTGCTCGGCGAGGAGCACGACCGGGTGGTCGCCGCCTCGGCGCTCGTCGATCTAGCCGCCGGCGCGCACCAGGCCGGGGAGGACTCGTTCACGTACGGGGTGCTGCTCGGGCTGGTGCGGTGCGATTCGCGGGACTTCGACAAGCGGGTGCGCAAGGCCTGGAAGGCTGCGAAGCCGAGCCTGAAGTAG